One genomic window of Moorella glycerini includes the following:
- the nifJ gene encoding pyruvate:ferredoxin (flavodoxin) oxidoreductase yields MPKQPFDGNTAAAHVAYAMSEVATIYPITPSSPMAEIADEWAAYGRKNIFGKTLKVIEMQSEAGAAGAVHGSLVGGALTTTFTASQGLLLMIPNMYKIAGELLPTVFHVAARALSTHALSIFGDHADVMAARQTGFAMLASASVQEVMDLALVAHLATLKARVPFVHFFDGFRTSHEIQKIDVIEYEDMARLVDWEAIRAFRARALNPEHPHQRGTAQNPDIYFQQREAANPYYLATPGIVAQVMEQVGALTGRYYHLFDYAGAPDAERVIVSMGSSCDVIEETVNYLVDKGEKVGLIKVRLYRPFSAAYFLKVLPASVKRVAVLDRTKEPGAAGEPLYEDVRAVLAENGKDILVVGGRYGLGSKEFSPSMVKAVFDNLAADTPRNHFTVGIIDDVTHTSLEIKEYIDTAPKGTFRCKFFGLGSDGTVGANKNSIKIISDHTDLYAQGYFEYDAKKSGGVTISHLRFGTQPIKSSYLIDQADLIACHNPSYVTRYDLLEGIKPGGIFLLNSPWSAGEMESRLPAAMKRTIASKKLRFFNIDAVKVAQEVGLGGRINVIMQVAFFKIANVIPVDDAIKYIKDSIIKTYGKKGDQIVNMNLAAVDRALEGLEEIKYPDTWAAALDEAAATAPGDEPEFIRKVVRPIMALKGDQLPVSTFTPDGVFPTGTTKYEKRGIAVNIPQWQPENCIQCNQCSLVCPHAAIRPYLAKPEDLVQAPASFVTRDAIGKEAAGLKFRIQVSPLDCTGCGNCADVCPAKVKALTMVPLDEVVAVENENYKFAGQLPEVKVDFNPATVKGSQFRQPLLEFSGACAGCGETPYVKLVTQLFGDRMIIANATGCSSIWGGSAPTCPYTVNRQGHGPAWASSLFEDNAEFGYGISLAVEKRREELTDAITRVLAAPVSAAFKAACEAWLDGREDADRSREFGDRIKALLPEEIKQSGGEVKELLLAIDRHKDYLTKKSIWIIGGDGWAYDIGYGGLDHVLASGANVNILVLDTEVYSNTGGQSSKATQTGAVARFAAGGKYTKKKDLGLMAMSYGYVYVASVAMGASHTQLIKALVEAEKYEGTSLVIAYAPCINHGIDMSHSQLEAKKAVEAGYWPLYRYNPDLIKEGKNPFILDYKAPKASFRDFLMGEIRYTSLQQQFPEKAEELFAKAEADAKARLEYYKKLAEG; encoded by the coding sequence ATGCCCAAGCAACCATTTGATGGTAACACTGCAGCTGCCCATGTGGCTTATGCCATGTCTGAGGTGGCTACCATTTACCCCATCACGCCCTCCTCGCCCATGGCCGAAATTGCTGATGAATGGGCCGCCTACGGCCGCAAGAACATTTTTGGTAAAACCCTGAAGGTTATTGAGATGCAGTCAGAGGCTGGTGCCGCCGGGGCTGTCCACGGTTCCCTGGTCGGTGGCGCTCTTACGACCACCTTTACTGCTTCCCAGGGTTTACTGCTGATGATCCCCAATATGTATAAGATTGCCGGTGAACTTTTGCCCACTGTTTTCCACGTAGCTGCCCGGGCCCTCTCCACCCATGCCCTGTCCATTTTTGGCGATCATGCCGATGTCATGGCCGCCCGGCAGACAGGCTTTGCCATGCTGGCTTCCGCCTCGGTACAGGAAGTCATGGACCTGGCCCTGGTAGCCCACCTGGCCACCCTGAAAGCGAGGGTACCCTTTGTCCATTTCTTTGATGGCTTCCGGACCTCCCACGAGATCCAGAAGATCGATGTCATCGAATATGAAGATATGGCCAGGCTGGTAGACTGGGAAGCCATTCGCGCCTTCCGCGCCCGGGCCTTAAATCCGGAGCATCCCCACCAGCGGGGTACGGCCCAGAACCCGGATATCTATTTCCAGCAAAGGGAGGCAGCCAATCCCTATTACCTGGCCACGCCGGGCATTGTCGCCCAGGTCATGGAACAGGTAGGCGCCCTCACCGGTCGTTATTATCACCTCTTTGATTATGCCGGCGCCCCGGATGCTGAGCGGGTTATCGTTTCCATGGGGTCGTCCTGCGACGTTATTGAAGAAACCGTCAATTACCTGGTGGATAAAGGCGAAAAGGTCGGCCTCATCAAGGTCCGCCTCTACCGGCCCTTCTCGGCCGCATACTTCCTTAAGGTGTTACCGGCTTCTGTGAAACGGGTTGCCGTCCTGGACCGTACCAAAGAGCCCGGTGCCGCCGGTGAGCCCCTCTACGAGGATGTCCGGGCGGTCCTGGCGGAAAACGGCAAGGATATCCTTGTCGTTGGCGGCCGCTACGGTCTCGGCTCCAAGGAATTCTCCCCGTCCATGGTCAAGGCCGTCTTTGACAACCTGGCGGCGGACACGCCCAGGAACCATTTCACCGTCGGCATTATCGATGATGTCACCCATACTTCCCTGGAAATCAAAGAGTATATCGACACGGCACCCAAAGGGACTTTCCGCTGCAAGTTCTTTGGCCTGGGTTCCGACGGTACCGTAGGGGCCAACAAGAACTCCATTAAGATTATTAGCGATCACACCGATCTTTATGCCCAGGGTTACTTTGAATATGACGCCAAAAAATCGGGTGGTGTCACCATCTCCCACCTGCGCTTCGGGACCCAGCCCATTAAGTCATCTTATTTAATCGACCAGGCGGATCTCATCGCCTGTCATAATCCTTCCTATGTCACCCGTTATGACCTGCTGGAAGGTATTAAACCGGGCGGGATCTTCCTCCTGAACTCTCCCTGGAGCGCCGGGGAGATGGAAAGCCGGCTGCCGGCTGCCATGAAGCGGACCATTGCCAGTAAGAAACTACGCTTCTTTAATATCGATGCGGTTAAAGTCGCCCAGGAAGTCGGCCTTGGCGGGCGCATCAACGTCATCATGCAGGTCGCCTTCTTTAAGATTGCCAATGTCATCCCGGTAGATGACGCCATCAAGTATATTAAAGACTCCATTATCAAGACCTACGGCAAGAAAGGCGATCAGATCGTCAATATGAACCTGGCCGCCGTAGACCGGGCCCTGGAAGGCCTGGAAGAGATTAAATACCCGGATACCTGGGCCGCAGCCCTGGACGAGGCCGCAGCCACGGCTCCCGGCGATGAGCCGGAATTCATCCGCAAAGTCGTGCGGCCCATTATGGCTTTAAAGGGCGACCAGCTGCCGGTCAGCACCTTTACCCCCGACGGGGTCTTCCCCACCGGGACCACCAAGTACGAAAAACGGGGTATTGCCGTTAATATTCCCCAGTGGCAGCCCGAAAACTGCATCCAGTGCAACCAGTGCTCCCTGGTCTGTCCCCATGCCGCCATCCGGCCTTACCTGGCCAAACCTGAAGACCTGGTTCAGGCCCCGGCATCCTTTGTCACCAGGGATGCCATTGGTAAAGAGGCGGCCGGCCTGAAGTTCCGCATCCAGGTGTCACCCCTGGACTGCACCGGCTGCGGCAACTGCGCCGATGTCTGCCCGGCCAAAGTCAAGGCCCTGACCATGGTGCCCCTGGATGAAGTGGTAGCCGTGGAAAACGAAAACTATAAATTCGCCGGGCAGCTGCCGGAAGTGAAGGTTGACTTCAACCCGGCCACCGTCAAGGGCAGCCAGTTCCGCCAGCCCCTGCTGGAGTTCTCCGGTGCCTGTGCCGGCTGCGGCGAGACGCCTTATGTTAAACTCGTCACCCAGCTCTTTGGCGACCGGATGATTATTGCCAATGCCACCGGCTGTTCCTCCATCTGGGGCGGCAGCGCGCCGACCTGCCCCTACACCGTCAACCGCCAGGGGCATGGCCCGGCCTGGGCCAGTTCCCTCTTTGAGGACAACGCCGAGTTCGGCTACGGTATCAGCCTGGCCGTGGAAAAACGCCGGGAAGAGCTAACCGACGCCATTACCAGGGTCCTGGCCGCGCCTGTCAGCGCCGCCTTCAAGGCCGCCTGTGAAGCCTGGCTCGATGGCCGGGAAGACGCCGACCGCTCCCGGGAGTTTGGCGATAGAATAAAGGCCCTCCTGCCGGAGGAGATCAAGCAGTCCGGGGGCGAGGTTAAAGAACTGCTCCTGGCTATTGACCGGCACAAGGATTACCTGACGAAAAAATCCATCTGGATCATCGGCGGTGACGGCTGGGCCTACGACATCGGCTACGGCGGACTGGACCACGTCCTGGCCAGCGGCGCCAATGTCAACATCCTGGTCCTGGATACCGAGGTTTACTCCAACACCGGTGGCCAGTCCTCCAAAGCCACCCAGACCGGGGCCGTGGCCCGCTTTGCTGCCGGCGGTAAATACACCAAGAAGAAGGACCTGGGTCTCATGGCCATGTCCTACGGCTATGTCTACGTGGCTTCCGTAGCCATGGGAGCCAGCCATACCCAGCTGATCAAGGCTCTAGTGGAAGCGGAAAAATACGAGGGCACATCCTTGGTCATCGCCTATGCGCCCTGCATTAACCACGGTATTGACATGAGCCACAGCCAGCTGGAAGCCAAAAAAGCGGTGGAAGCCGGTTACTGGCCCCTGTACCGCTACAACCCGGACCTGATCAAAGAAGGCAAGAACCCCTTCATCCTCGATTACAAGGCTCCTAAAGCCAGCTTCCGGGACTTCCTGATGGGCGAGATCCGTTACACCTCCCTGCAGCAGCAGTTCCCGGAAAAGGCCGAAGAACTCTTTGCCAAAGCCGAGGCCGACGCTAAAGCCAGGCTGGAGTACTACAAGAAGCTGGCGGAAGGGTAA
- a CDS encoding DUF4829 domain-containing protein, which yields MAILIILNLAGCQTRKEAVAAFNEFKGQIAGLEFYVTRQAGEESRQAINLTDKQLAQRFLNLLGPLPKIDPPPKSWQGSRDYLAFKYIKNGETVASKQYPYWHQDNSPGYLELEDGWHQVPAEFAVKLTTLAEYPDASSDIDPADAAFLKQYGWTIFYKIKSYNGRLPESFIHESGEYPVALYYAYNNELGKDVGLDLSPYLGKNVTVNLYKIEEPLPAFMAPRQEANRAVIVKDGQKIVGAWLDAGRHYAFACSLKGRRLEEITGKTWGEWVDQYIDHDNPQEKLISQMTPEKVIETYYEAIDHKDPRTAHATETRRRLVSYLFRNMDNNRLYNYSYATNDADEINNITRAKVIRIQPYHDPSLEQADVKKYVVEVDINVRRVISYDSGRQIRFITLRRETPTTGWRIDDIGTGP from the coding sequence ATGGCTATTTTAATCATCCTGAATCTGGCCGGTTGCCAGACCCGGAAGGAAGCAGTTGCTGCTTTTAACGAATTTAAGGGTCAGATTGCGGGCCTGGAGTTTTATGTAACCCGGCAGGCAGGCGAAGAATCCCGCCAGGCTATCAACCTTACCGACAAGCAACTGGCCCAGCGTTTTTTAAATCTCCTCGGTCCCCTGCCCAAAATTGACCCGCCACCTAAATCCTGGCAAGGAAGCAGGGACTATCTGGCCTTTAAATACATCAAAAACGGTGAAACTGTCGCCAGCAAGCAATATCCTTACTGGCACCAGGATAATAGCCCCGGCTACCTGGAACTGGAAGACGGCTGGCACCAGGTGCCGGCAGAATTTGCCGTAAAATTGACTACCCTGGCCGAATACCCTGATGCCTCCAGTGACATCGACCCGGCCGATGCCGCCTTTCTAAAACAGTACGGTTGGACTATTTTCTATAAAATTAAAAGCTATAACGGCCGCCTCCCCGAAAGTTTTATCCATGAATCCGGGGAATATCCCGTTGCCCTTTACTATGCCTATAATAATGAACTGGGTAAGGATGTAGGCCTCGATCTCAGCCCTTACCTGGGTAAAAACGTAACTGTCAACCTTTATAAAATCGAAGAGCCCCTGCCGGCTTTTATGGCCCCCCGCCAGGAGGCCAACCGGGCCGTTATTGTTAAAGACGGCCAGAAAATAGTCGGGGCCTGGCTGGACGCCGGCCGGCACTATGCCTTTGCCTGTTCCCTTAAAGGCCGGCGCCTGGAGGAAATCACCGGCAAAACCTGGGGCGAGTGGGTGGACCAGTATATTGACCATGATAACCCCCAGGAAAAGTTAATCAGCCAGATGACCCCGGAAAAGGTTATTGAGACCTATTATGAAGCCATTGACCATAAGGACCCCCGCACGGCCCATGCCACTGAAACCCGCCGGCGCCTGGTAAGTTACCTGTTCCGCAACATGGACAACAACCGCCTCTATAATTATTCCTACGCTACCAATGATGCCGACGAGATCAATAACATCACCCGGGCCAAGGTGATCCGTATCCAGCCCTACCACGATCCGTCGTTAGAGCAGGCGGATGTTAAAAAATACGTGGTGGAAGTAGACATCAACGTCCGGCGTGTCATCAGCTACGACAGTGGCCGCCAGATTCGCTTTATTACCCTGCGGCGGGAAACTCCCACCACCGGCTGGCGCATTGATGATATAGGTACGGGCCCCTAA
- a CDS encoding substrate-binding domain-containing protein, giving the protein MKKIKQCIGALLALSFLLVVVTGGCGRAARQENNQSAPVSSKDTAKAPAKKDLILATTTSTMDSGLLDVLIPMFEKKTGYTVKPNAVGTGQALAMGDKGNADVLLVHAPEAEMELVKKGTAINRQLVMHNDFIIVGPPGDPAGIKGAKKAVDALKQIAARQAIFVSRGDDSGTHKMEKSLWQAANIKPQGKWYQEAGSGMGQTLNIASEKGGYTLTDRATYLSLKKNLKLDIMVEGEKALLNIYHVMQVNPDKFPGMAINSEGARAFVDFMVAPETQQVIGNFGKDKFGQSLFFPDAGKDENTLGQ; this is encoded by the coding sequence ATGAAAAAAATCAAGCAATGTATCGGAGCCTTACTCGCTTTGAGTTTCCTCCTGGTAGTCGTAACAGGCGGTTGTGGCCGGGCTGCCAGGCAGGAAAACAACCAATCCGCTCCTGTATCCAGTAAGGATACTGCTAAAGCGCCGGCCAAAAAAGACTTGATTCTGGCAACCACTACCAGCACCATGGACAGCGGTTTACTCGACGTCCTGATCCCCATGTTTGAGAAAAAAACCGGCTATACCGTTAAGCCCAATGCCGTCGGCACGGGACAGGCCCTGGCCATGGGCGACAAGGGCAATGCCGATGTCTTGCTGGTTCACGCCCCGGAGGCTGAAATGGAGCTGGTGAAAAAAGGGACAGCCATTAACCGCCAGCTGGTCATGCATAATGATTTCATTATTGTTGGTCCACCAGGCGACCCGGCCGGGATTAAAGGGGCTAAAAAGGCGGTGGACGCTTTAAAGCAGATTGCCGCCAGGCAGGCCATCTTTGTCTCCCGGGGCGACGATTCCGGCACCCATAAGATGGAAAAAAGCCTCTGGCAGGCAGCTAATATAAAACCGCAAGGCAAATGGTACCAGGAAGCCGGATCCGGCATGGGCCAGACTTTAAATATTGCTTCCGAAAAGGGTGGCTATACCCTCACGGACCGGGCCACTTACCTCTCCCTGAAGAAGAACCTCAAACTGGACATCATGGTGGAGGGGGAGAAAGCCTTGCTGAATATCTACCATGTCATGCAGGTGAACCCGGATAAATTCCCGGGGATGGCCATTAACAGCGAAGGGGCCAGAGCCTTTGTGGACTTCATGGTAGCCCCGGAGACGCAGCAGGTCATCGGCAACTTTGGCAAAGACAAATTCGGCCAGTCCCTCTTCTTCCCTGATGCCGGTAAAGATGAAAACACCCTGGGGCAGTAG
- the ispE gene encoding 4-(cytidine 5'-diphospho)-2-C-methyl-D-erythritol kinase yields MDTLKVPAYGKINLTLKVLGRRPDGFHNLSTIFQAIALQDTLTLRRCHEGIHLEVRGARLAAGPDNLVYQAAALLQQRYGFPGVRINLVKRIPLAAGLAGGSSDAAATLLGLNYLYNLGLTPGQLAREGAKLGSDVPFCVLGGTALGRGRGEDLSLLPPAPRLWLVLVKPPFGVSTAAVYQGWDAAPSRQNPEPPDEDRALAALRAGDREQLIRALGNDLEIVTCRLYPEVKAIKLHLLAAGAERAILCGSGPAVFGVAPDRQTAISIASRFRQTYPETLVTCTL; encoded by the coding sequence TTGGATACCCTGAAGGTGCCGGCCTATGGTAAAATAAATCTGACCCTGAAGGTCCTCGGCCGCCGGCCGGATGGTTTTCATAACTTAAGCACCATTTTCCAGGCCATTGCTCTGCAGGATACCCTGACCTTGCGCCGGTGCCATGAAGGTATTCACCTGGAGGTCAGGGGGGCACGTCTTGCGGCCGGTCCCGACAACCTGGTCTACCAGGCGGCGGCCTTGCTCCAGCAGCGGTATGGTTTTCCGGGTGTGCGTATCAACCTGGTAAAGAGGATCCCCCTGGCGGCCGGCCTGGCTGGGGGCAGCAGCGATGCGGCGGCTACTTTACTGGGACTTAATTACCTGTATAACCTGGGCCTGACACCCGGACAGCTGGCCCGGGAAGGGGCCAAACTCGGATCAGATGTACCTTTTTGCGTCCTGGGAGGTACGGCCCTGGGCCGGGGCCGGGGGGAAGATTTATCCCTTTTACCGCCGGCTCCCAGGCTCTGGCTGGTACTGGTGAAACCTCCCTTTGGCGTCAGCACGGCAGCCGTATACCAGGGTTGGGATGCCGCCCCCTCCCGGCAGAACCCGGAACCCCCTGATGAGGACAGGGCCCTGGCGGCCTTAAGGGCCGGGGACCGGGAGCAGCTTATCAGGGCCCTGGGTAACGACCTGGAGATAGTTACCTGCCGGCTGTACCCGGAAGTGAAGGCCATAAAATTGCACCTCCTGGCTGCGGGAGCGGAACGGGCTATCCTGTGCGGCAGCGGCCCGGCGGTCTTCGGGGTGGCTCCCGACCGCCAGACGGCCATTAGCATTGCTTCCCGGTTCCGGCAGACTTACCCGGAAACCCTGGTAACCTGTACTTTATAG
- a CDS encoding ABC transporter ATP-binding protein translates to MGISIRAEGLRISKGGREILAVDNLEIGRGEVWGLIGPNGAGKSTLIQVLALLEEPDSGSIFFDGQKIDYHRALSWRRQLAVVFQEALLLDTTVFNNVAVGLRFRGIPRPVVKERVEHWLEVLRISHLAGRPARRLSGGEAQRVSLARAFVLEPRVLFLDEPFAALDAPTRGALLEELHLILRETGITAVFVTHDFTELPFLADRVAALQGGRIVQTGRPETILWQPASVELAAFVGITNLLPGEARLNGSGPVQVRLQGGVTILAGTRVGGRVVACLRPEEIIIQGGNAAEAPVNRLRGRVRHIIPQGGQYRVELDCGLPLVALAGASQLRQGCLQPGREVLATFPPEAVHLIPA, encoded by the coding sequence ATGGGTATCAGCATCCGGGCTGAAGGACTGCGGATCAGCAAGGGCGGGCGTGAGATTCTGGCGGTTGATAACCTGGAAATCGGGCGGGGAGAGGTCTGGGGCCTTATCGGCCCCAACGGTGCCGGCAAAAGCACCCTGATCCAGGTCCTGGCCCTGCTGGAAGAGCCGGATAGCGGTAGCATTTTCTTTGACGGGCAAAAGATCGATTACCACCGGGCTTTATCCTGGCGCCGGCAGCTGGCGGTAGTTTTCCAGGAGGCATTATTACTGGATACTACAGTTTTTAACAACGTGGCTGTGGGCCTGCGTTTCCGGGGTATTCCCCGGCCGGTGGTAAAGGAAAGGGTTGAACACTGGCTGGAGGTTCTCCGGATCAGCCACCTGGCCGGCCGGCCGGCACGGCGGCTTTCCGGCGGTGAAGCCCAGCGAGTCAGCCTGGCCAGGGCTTTTGTCCTGGAACCGCGGGTCCTTTTCCTGGATGAACCCTTTGCCGCCCTGGATGCTCCCACCCGGGGCGCCCTGCTGGAAGAGTTGCACCTTATCCTGCGGGAGACGGGGATTACGGCTGTTTTTGTTACCCACGATTTTACCGAGCTGCCTTTCCTGGCGGACCGGGTAGCGGCCCTCCAGGGAGGACGAATTGTCCAGACCGGTCGCCCGGAGACCATTCTCTGGCAGCCGGCCAGTGTGGAACTGGCGGCCTTTGTCGGCATTACCAATCTCCTGCCGGGTGAGGCGCGCTTAAACGGCAGCGGTCCCGTCCAGGTCCGCCTCCAGGGGGGAGTGACCATCCTGGCCGGCACGCGCGTGGGTGGGCGGGTGGTAGCCTGTCTGCGGCCGGAAGAAATAATTATTCAGGGGGGAAATGCTGCTGAAGCCCCGGTTAACCGCTTGCGGGGGAGGGTCAGGCACATCATCCCCCAGGGGGGCCAGTACCGGGTAGAACTTGACTGTGGCCTGCCCCTGGTGGCCCTGGCCGGGGCTTCCCAGCTGCGCCAGGGTTGCCTGCAGCCAGGCCGGGAAGTCCTGGCCACTTTCCCGCCGGAAGCCGTTCACCTGATCCCGGCGTAG
- a CDS encoding late competence development ComFB family protein: protein MARELFLKNYMEDCVWELLDQVLAQDPEACRCDSCRHDIVALALNQLPPRYVVREKGVIYSKLAMLEAQHRADIYRALTQALMQVKKAPRHER, encoded by the coding sequence ATGGCCAGAGAACTCTTTTTAAAGAACTATATGGAAGACTGTGTGTGGGAACTGTTGGACCAGGTCCTGGCCCAGGACCCGGAAGCCTGCCGCTGCGACAGCTGTCGCCACGATATTGTAGCCCTGGCTTTAAACCAGTTACCGCCCCGTTATGTGGTCCGGGAAAAGGGAGTAATTTACTCCAAACTGGCCATGCTGGAAGCCCAGCACCGGGCCGATATTTACCGCGCCCTTACCCAGGCCCTGATGCAGGTCAAAAAAGCCCCCCGTCACGAGCGCTGA
- a CDS encoding GntR family transcriptional regulator has product MKNLLSGKLENYKPLREIVFEALREAIINGQLKAGERLMEVQLAEEMGVSRTPVREAIRKLELEGFVVMIPRKGAYVADLSTKDIADVFEIRSALESLAAALACERITEEELDELERLLIKVADCVAADDLETLIEVDTQFHDVLYRASRNDRLVQIINNLREQIQRFRTTSLGTPGRMRETLEEHKQLVEAITARNVELAQRLAQEHIENAENRMMEAIREEMRSSSGKKA; this is encoded by the coding sequence ATGAAGAATCTGCTCAGTGGGAAACTGGAAAACTACAAGCCCTTACGGGAAATAGTTTTTGAAGCTCTACGGGAAGCCATTATCAACGGCCAGTTGAAGGCCGGCGAAAGGCTCATGGAAGTCCAGCTGGCGGAAGAGATGGGTGTTAGCCGGACTCCCGTCAGGGAAGCAATTCGCAAGCTGGAGCTGGAAGGTTTTGTCGTCATGATCCCGCGCAAGGGTGCATATGTAGCCGACCTTTCTACCAAGGATATTGCCGATGTTTTTGAGATTCGCTCCGCCCTGGAGTCCCTGGCGGCCGCCCTGGCCTGCGAACGCATTACGGAAGAAGAGTTAGATGAGCTGGAGCGCTTGTTAATAAAAGTGGCCGATTGTGTAGCAGCCGACGACCTGGAAACCCTGATTGAAGTTGACACCCAGTTCCATGATGTCCTGTACCGGGCCAGCCGCAATGACCGTCTGGTGCAAATTATCAATAACCTGCGGGAACAAATCCAGCGTTTTCGTACAACTTCCCTGGGAACGCCGGGCCGGATGCGGGAAACCCTGGAGGAACATAAACAACTGGTGGAGGCCATTACCGCCCGCAATGTAGAACTGGCCCAGCGCCTCGCCCAGGAACACATCGAAAATGCCGAGAACCGGATGATGGAGGCCATCAGGGAAGAAATGCGTTCCAGCAGCGGTAAAAAGGCATAA
- a CDS encoding ABC transporter permease, with amino-acid sequence MEAVWQGLGQAFYLLIRLDPEVMEVVALTLKVCGLATAVSVFLGVPLGTFLALKEFPGRRLVISLVNTGMGLPPVVVGLWVSFLLWRSGPLGRLGLIYTPAAMVIAQAFIAAPLVTGLTMAAIQQLPARLKTQVLALGASPGQLYWTLLKEARLGILAAIIAGFGGVISEVGAASMVGGNIMHQTRVLTTATVMEVSRGHFDIAMALSFILLGLAFGITAVLTLLQQKTRAVPDGRKKLLRLL; translated from the coding sequence GTGGAAGCAGTCTGGCAGGGACTGGGACAGGCCTTCTATCTACTAATCAGGCTGGACCCGGAGGTCATGGAAGTGGTAGCCCTGACCCTCAAGGTTTGTGGCCTGGCTACAGCCGTTAGCGTTTTCCTGGGGGTCCCCCTGGGTACTTTCCTGGCCCTGAAGGAATTTCCCGGCCGGCGGCTGGTCATCAGCCTGGTCAATACCGGGATGGGCCTGCCGCCGGTGGTGGTCGGCCTCTGGGTGAGTTTCCTCCTCTGGCGCAGCGGTCCCCTGGGCCGGCTGGGGCTCATTTATACCCCGGCAGCCATGGTCATTGCCCAGGCCTTTATTGCCGCCCCCCTGGTTACCGGCCTGACCATGGCGGCCATCCAGCAATTGCCGGCCAGGCTGAAAACCCAGGTCCTGGCCCTTGGGGCGTCACCGGGGCAACTGTACTGGACTCTGCTCAAAGAAGCCCGCCTGGGGATCCTGGCAGCCATCATTGCCGGTTTTGGTGGGGTTATTTCCGAGGTGGGAGCAGCTTCCATGGTGGGCGGCAATATCATGCACCAGACCCGGGTCCTGACGACGGCCACGGTAATGGAGGTGTCCAGGGGGCATTTTGATATTGCCATGGCCTTGAGCTTTATCCTCCTGGGCCTGGCCTTCGGCATCACGGCGGTCCTGACCCTTTTGCAGCAGAAGACGCGGGCTGTACCGGACGGCAGGAAAAAATTACTAAGGTTATTATAG
- a CDS encoding winged helix-turn-helix domain-containing protein, with the protein MRVRYKFWLEDGEHVFGEGLFELLQEIDRRGSINQAARSLNMSYRQAWGQLKKAEGRLGERLLSTRVGGETGGGAELTPAGKWFLQRYRQFRREAGEAIEAAFQRHFS; encoded by the coding sequence ATGCGGGTACGTTATAAATTCTGGCTGGAAGATGGCGAGCATGTTTTTGGTGAGGGCCTCTTTGAACTCCTGCAGGAGATTGACCGGCGGGGTTCCATTAACCAGGCCGCCCGGAGCCTCAACATGTCCTACCGCCAGGCCTGGGGCCAGTTAAAAAAAGCGGAAGGCCGGCTGGGGGAAAGGCTCCTCTCTACCCGGGTGGGGGGTGAGACGGGAGGCGGGGCAGAATTAACGCCCGCCGGGAAGTGGTTTTTGCAGCGTTACAGGCAATTTAGACGCGAGGCAGGGGAGGCCATCGAAGCAGCTTTTCAGCGTCACTTTAGTTAA
- a CDS encoding response regulator transcription factor yields MALPKVLIVDDEPAILELVSFNLQQAGFTTVTASDGAEALQKAAAEKPDLIILDVMLPRLDGFEVCRSLRARGNTPILMLTARREEVDRVLGLELGADDYLTKPFSPRELVARVRAILRRAAENQRQPDDILAIGDVVINPASHVVTVKGKPVDLTLKEYQLLQLLAENRGRVFSREALLERLWEGEYYGDTRTIDVHIRHLREKIEENPSNPRYILTVRGVGYKFRD; encoded by the coding sequence ATGGCACTGCCCAAGGTGCTGATTGTTGATGATGAGCCGGCAATCCTGGAACTGGTATCCTTTAACCTGCAACAGGCGGGTTTTACTACCGTCACGGCCAGTGATGGAGCGGAAGCCCTGCAAAAGGCGGCCGCAGAAAAGCCGGATCTTATTATTTTAGATGTAATGTTACCCCGGCTGGACGGCTTTGAAGTCTGTCGCAGCCTGAGGGCCAGGGGCAATACCCCCATCCTCATGCTGACGGCTCGCCGGGAAGAGGTAGACCGGGTCCTGGGGCTGGAACTGGGCGCCGATGATTACCTGACCAAACCCTTCAGTCCCCGGGAGCTGGTGGCCCGGGTACGCGCTATTTTACGCCGGGCGGCAGAAAACCAGCGCCAGCCGGACGATATCCTGGCGATTGGGGATGTGGTTATTAACCCGGCCAGCCATGTGGTCACGGTAAAGGGCAAGCCCGTAGACTTGACCCTGAAGGAGTACCAGCTGCTGCAATTGCTGGCGGAAAACCGGGGACGGGTTTTCAGCCGGGAGGCGCTACTGGAACGCCTCTGGGAAGGCGAATATTACGGCGACACGCGTACCATCGATGTCCATATCCGCCATTTGCGGGAAAAAATAGAAGAAAACCCCAGCAACCCGCGGTACATTCTTACCGTCCGCGGTGTGGGGTATAAATTTCGCGATTAA